The following nucleotide sequence is from Paenibacillus odorifer.
GATAGTCGGCTCCATCGGCAATCGCTTGCTGAGCTTCAACGAAAGAGTGAGCGGATACACCAATGATTTTATTCTCTCCAAGTAGCTGGCGGATTGCCAATGCAGGTGTATCCTCCTGTCCTACATGAATTCCGTCCGCATCAAGCGCGATCGCTAAATCAATGTCGTCATTCACGATAAAGGGCACGCCATTGGCATGACAAATCTTTTGAAGTCGTCTCCCAAGATTAAGTCGAGCCTTATCGCTTAAGGAACCGGTACCCTTTTCACGGAATTGAAACATGGTTATGCCCCCAGCAACCGCTTCCTGCAGCACCTTAACTGGAGCTTTACGGCAATTTACGCTGCCCATAATGAAATAGACTTTTAATAGATCTCGCAGATGTTCACTGTTCATTCGTTGCACTGTTTATCCCTCGCAGTCTGTTCTGATAAGCAAAATGATTGGTTGGTCCATGCCCAGCCCCTATGCTCAGCTCGTCCTCGATCGCCGCTTGTATAAATGCTTTGGCAGTTTGAATGGCCTCTGCTACGGATTTGCCTTTGGCTAGCTCGGCGGTGACTGCTGCTGAATAGGTGCAGCCTGTACCATGCGTATGTCTGGTCTGAATCCGGCTACTCTCCAATAAGGTATATTCGTCGCCATCATATAGAAGATCGGTTACGGCTGTGGTCGAGGTATCATGTCCCCCTTTTAGCACTACATATTTGGAGCCCATGCCATGAATGATTTTGGCTGCTTTTTTGCGTTCTTCGATGGTGGAGATCGTCATCTTTGTGATCATTTCGGCTTCGGGAATATTGGGTGTCGTCACCAATGCTAAGGGCAGCAGATGGCTGATTAAGGATTGAACCGCCTCCTGCAGCAGCAGTGTGGACCCTCCTTTAGCGACCATCACAGGATCAATTACAAGATTAGACCAGCCGTAATACTTAATTTTATCTGCCACAATGCGGATGATGTCACTGTTAAATAACATCCCGGTCTTTACGGCATCTGGTTGCAGGTCAAGTCCTATAGAATCAAGCTGCTGAATTATGGCGTCCAGAGTCACTGGATAAACCCCTTGGACACCAAGCGTATTCTGCGCTGTCACAGCTGTGAGGACGGACATGCCGTAGACAGAAAGCTCCTGAAAGGTTTTTAGATCGGCCTGAATGCCAGCACCACCGCCGCTATCGGAGCCGGCAATGGTTAGAGCTTTGGATATAATCATCGAATTCACTCCTTTGAGGGTCATTAACTGAGCTGTTTGATGCTGGATCTTTCTAGGAAGACTTCTGGTGTGACCCATGTCAGTTGATTTAGAAACTCAACCTGAAAGCTTCCCGGCCCTTGACCAGTTGTTAGTTCAGCGGCGATTTCAGCTGCTACTCCATAGAAGGAGAGGGCTTCCACTGCGGCCTCCAACGAGTCACCGCCACTTACCGCGAGAAATGCCCCCACAACAGCGCTGAGCAAGCAGCCAGTTCCTGTAACCTTCGTGAGAATAGGGTGACCGTTGCTAGCAATATAGGTGTTTTTTCCATTCGTGATCACATCGTCTTTTCCAGTTATGATGACCACACAGCTTAACTTCCTCGCAGCAGCTTCAGCCAAAAGGACTACATCGCCTTCACCTTCGCCAGCATCCACCCCTTTAATGGACCAACTCTCTCCAATGACATTAGCGACTTCAGCCACATTCCCCCGCAGTGCGGTGATTTGCATCTCATTCACTAGCTTTTGAGTGACAGCGGTCCGATAAGAAGTTGCGCCTGCACCTACCGGGTCAAGCACTAGGGGAACCCTGTGTTTATTAGCGGATTTACCAGCAAGCAACATAGATTGAATGGCGTAATCATTGAGTGTGCCGATATTTAGAACTACAGCAGACGACATAGCGGCGATGTCGATCACTTCTTCGTGGGCATCCGCCATAAAGGGAGAGGCGCCAAGCGCCAACAGACCGTTGGCTGAGAAATTGGCTACCACAATATTAGTGATGTTGTGGATCAACGGGTTGGATTCCCGTACTTTGGCTAAATAACTCATCATAATTCCTCCTCAAGCTTGTATGAACAACTAACTAAACATTACAGATTGATAAAAGCTTCCTGTGCTTTAATATCCTCTGGTAGAAGATTGTTGGTGGATAACCACTGCTGAACCTTTTCCCAAGATGTCGGGTCTTGATATCCAAAAGATTGATCGCCAGCATTCATCAGCGGCAGCAGAATCTCAAGACTTTTTTTCTCAATCTCCTTGTCGAGCGGTGAAGTTGCATCTTCATGTGCAACCAGTAAATCCAGGGCTTGTTCAGGATTCTGCTCCACAAATTCCTGTCCTTTTGTAATGGCATTTAGAAATTTTTTAAAGTAGGCTTCAGAATTTTGCAATCCTTGTTCGCTGGCCACCAGCACAAGCTCATAATAGTCAGGCACTCCGTAATCCGTTGGATTAAGCGAAGTGACCGGATGTCCCTCTTTTTCAAGGATTAGTTGTTCATGGTTGATGAACCCGCCCATTATTGCGTCTACTTGTCCAGTAGAGATCGCAGGGATGAGGTCAAAACCTACGTCAATCAGCTTGGCGGATGAAGGATCGCCTCCATCACTCTGGATCATTGTCCGAATCATCGCTTCATAGAGCGGAATGGAGGAATAGCCGATTTGTTTTCCCGCGAGCTCTTTTGGACTATGAATACTGCCAGCCTGAGGAACCATCAGATGATTCAGTGGATGCCGCACGATTGCTGCAATCGAACGTACAGGGATTTTCTCGCCGCGTGCCATAAGTACCTGAGGCTGATAACTGAGCGCTAGATCAATTTGATTCGCTGCAACAAGCTTTAGGGAATCATTGCTGTCTGCAGGCATTTTGATCTCGACATCCAAACCTTCCTCTTGGAAAAAACCTTGCTGTTGCGCAGCGTATAGAAAGGAATGAACGGCATTGGGATACCAATCAAGCATAATCGTCAGCTTGTGTGACTGCTTATTTTCGGTATTGGAGGGATCGGTTTGGGAGTTGTTATTTATCTTGTCTGCCTTCCCGCAGCTGCTTAAGAGCAAAAGTGTGCATACTAGAAATACAGAAATAAGTCCTCGTTGTGGGGATTTTAAATGATTCATTGGTTTGATCCTCTTTTCTTTAAAAATAATTGTTCGAGTAAAGCTATCGCCAGAAAAAGCACCACACCAAGCGCGGACAGCAGAAATACAGCCGCGAACATTTCATCGCTCTGCATATTTCCGGCCATTCTGCGGCTGAAGTAACCGAGTCCTTTACTGCCGCCGAGCCATTCCCCGATAGTAGCTCCGATGACGCAGTATACAATGGACAGCTTTAAGCCAGAGAAAAAAGCAGGCAACGCCAGTGGAATTTGGGTTTTGACAAGCAGCTGCCAGCGGTTTGCACCAAATGTTAATAATAAGTCCTTGTAAGTCTGGCCACTTGTACGAAGTCCATCATATGTACTCACTACGACTGGAAAAAAAGCCGTCAAAAACACCACAGCCACTTTGCTCCACAGCGAATATCCGAACCACATAATAAAAATGGGGGATAGCGCAATTAATGGGATCGTCTGGCTAATGATAAGAAAGGGATAGATGGCCTTTTCTATGGGGCGATACAGGAACATTCCAGTGCCCAGCAATACACCACAAATAACAGAAAGGACAAAACCCACCAGTATCTCCTGTAACGTTGCCAATAAATGCTGTCCGAATAATAATTGCCTGTGCTCGATCAATGCGATTCCAATAGAGGAAGGTGCAGGGAGAATAAAGGCTGGAATCATGTGAAGGCGAACAGCCGACTCCCAGATTACAAGAATGAGCAGTACCAGAAGAAGGAAGGGACCATAGTTGTCTAGATATTTTTTAAAAGGTATAGGTTGCATGCAATCTTCGCTCCAACTCTTCCCGTAGTGCTATAAACCGGGGTTCATAGTTCATCTTATAATGTCTTGGCCTTGGTAGATCCACAACGATCTCCTGTAATTCGCTGTGCGCACCGCCAGATAATAAATAAATCCGGTCACTGAGCAATAGTGCTTCTTCCAGATCATGAGTGATGAGCATAATCGTCTGATTCAATTCACCCCATAACTCCAACAGCCAACGGTGTATCTCGCGTTTGGTCATGGCATCGAGAGCGCCAAAGGGCTCATCCAGCAGCATCAGACCAGTTCCGCCTCCAGCCACTAAGGTGCGCAGAAATGCGACTCGCTGTTTCATTCCACCCGAAAGTTCATGGGGATAAGCCTTCTCTACATCTGCTAAGCCGAAGCGGGTCAACATTTCCCGAATCTGAGTGATCGTTTCTTGTTTATTGAATCTGGGCTTGATCTCCCAAGGCAAAAGGCAGTTGTCGAGCACTGTCCTCCAAGGCAGCAATAAATCCTGCTGAGGCATATAAGCGATCTGACCTAAACGACTAGCGGTTGACGGGTGCGTAGAGAGTTTTATTTTTCCGTGAGTAGGTTCGAGTAAACCGGCAATCGTTTTGAAAAATGTACTTTTCCCGCATCCGCTAGCACCTACTACGGAGACGAATTCCCCTTGCCTGATATCCATAGATAGATCTGCGAATACAGGGGGGTGCTCAGATTCCGGAAAAGAGTAGGTTAGGCCTTGAATAGATAAAATGGTCGTGATGATCTAACCTCCTAAAATTTTTGTGGAGCGCCTAAACAAATAAAGACCCATCCATTTCCAGAGGAAATGAATGGGTCAAAAAGTTCATTCTGCATAATAACACTTAACATGCTTGATGAAAATTCTGCTCCACTTCCCTCCGCTGGTATGATCCAGATCAGGTTCCAAGGGTCCGGAGCTTGAAGCTCCGTCTCAGTCGGCCGACTCCCCTAGTGAAATAACAGGTCCATATTAATTTGTTTATAAATATACCATATCTTTCTGAGAAGTAAAGAGAGAAAGAAGTGAAGGATTAATCCAAGATTGGGTAAGATATAGGTAGGAATCTAGTTAATATTATAATTCCGATGTATATAATCGGAAAAAAGTATTGACGATCATGTGATGGCAGTGTACTATTCAATTTACCGGAAAAAAACCGGATAGAGAGAGGGGATTTAATAATGAAAAAATGGAGTTTAACTATTATATTGGCGTTAACCGTGGTCCTTGTAGCGGCTTGCGGCAATAATTCGAATACCAATACGGCTGCTGAACCTACAGCTGGAACGAATGGTGGAGCAGCATCTTCAGCGCAAAACAGTTTGGAGGCTGTGAAAGCCAGCGGCAAATTGCGGATAGGTACAGAAGGGACTTATGCGCCTTTTACTTATCATGACACTGCGGGGAAATTGACTGGTTTTGACGTGGAAATTGCTGAAGAAGTAGCAAAGCGTTTAGGTGTTAAAGCTGAATTTTTTGAAACTCAGTGGGATGGTATTTTCGCTGGAATGGATGCGAAACGGTTTGATGTAATCTTTAATGAAGTTTCCATTAACGAAGATCGCAAAGTGAAATATGATTTCTCTGAACCCTATATCGTATCCAAAGCAGTATTGATTGTGAGCGAAGACAATGAGGATATTAAGACCTTTGCCGATCTTAAGGGTAAAAAAGCCGGACAATCCCTGACAAGTAACTTATCCGACATCGCTCGTGAGAACGGTGCTGAAATCGTAGCTACGGACGGTTTCAATCAAGCGATGGACCTGCTGACTTCGGGACGTATTGATGCAACTGTGAATGATGGCTTGTCTTATCTGGATCTGAAAAAACAAAAACCAGATGCAAAAATTAAAGTGGTTGATGAGATTCCTGAAGGATCACAAAGTGCCGCGGTATTCCTGAAAGGTAATGATGAGCTGGTGAAAGCGGTCAGTGATGCGATTACAGAGATGAAGAGTGATGGAACGTACTTGAAAATTTCCGAGAAATACTTTGGAGCTGACGTTTCAAAATAATACAAGGCTAGCAAGGCTAATTAAGCCTGGAAGCTAAAAAGGATGTCTGAATAATGGATGACCGCAAAATACAAATTTTCTTAGACACACTGCTACCCCTGCTAAAAGCCGGGGTGGCTTTTACCATTCCGTTGGCGCTACTTTCCTTTGTGCTTGGATTGATTTTGGCGATCCTAACCGCGCTGGCACGTCTTTCACCGTGGGTAATTCCGAAGCTAATCGCCCGTTTTTATGTGTGGGTTATTCGAGGAACCCCATTGTTAGTGCAGCTATTTATTATATTTTATGGTTTGCCGGCTGTTGGTATTGTACTCGACCCCTTCATTGCCGCCACCATTGGATTTACCCTTAGCGTAGGGGCTTATTCATCGGAAATCGTACGCGCTGCTATCCTGTCGATACATAAAGGCCAATGGGAAGCTGCCTTCTCAGTCGGGATGACTCGTGGGCAGGCTCTGCGCCGCGTAATTCTGCCACAAGCTGCGCGCGTTTCTGTACCGCCGTTGTCCAATTCCTTTATTAGCTTGGTTAAAGATACTTCGCTTGCAGCGATCATCACCTATACGGAGATGTTTAGAACCGCACAGCAGGTAGCCTCTACCACTTATGAGCCTCTGCTGGTATACTCCGAAGCAGGATTGTTTTATTTAGTGTTCTGTTCTGTGCTGTCGGCGCTGCAAAATTACTTGGAGAAACGACTCGATCGTTACTCTGCGACCTAAAGGAGAGATACTTGTGATTGAAATCATTAATTTGCATAAATCCTTCGGCGCACTCCAAGTGTTAAAGGGTATTGATCTGAAAATGGAGCATGGAAAGGTACTTGTCATTATTGGGCCATCTGGCTCCGGGAAGACTACACTGCTGCGCTGTTTTAATCTGTTGGAAATCCCGGATCAAGGCAGCCTGTCGCTCAGTGATATCACCATCAATTTTACAGATCATAAGAAAATTCCTCAGAATTCCGTATTGGCCCTTCGTCAGAAAACAGGGATGGTCTTTCAATCGTATAATTTATTTCCGCATATGACTGCGCTTGGCAATGTGATGGAGGGACAGGTAACTGTCCTGAAACGATCCAAGGAAGAAGCGCGCAAGCGGGGGCTTCAGCTGCTGGCTAAGGTGGGTTTGGCAGATAAAGCTGATAACTATCCACATCAGCTGTCAGGTGGACAGCAGCAGAGAGTGGCCATCGCCCGGGCTATGGCAGTAGATCCAGAAGTGTTATTGTTTGATGAGCCCACTTCGGCGCTCGATCCTGAGCTGGTAGGGGAAGTGCTTAAGGTTATCAAACAATTAGCGGCAGAAGGTATGACTATGGTGATTGTGACCCACGAGATGAAATTTGCCGCCGATGTAGCGGACCGGATCATTTTGATGGATGGTGGTCATATCTTAGAGCAAGGGACTCCGCAAGAAGTGCTGGAGCATCCGAAGAATCCCCGGGCTCTGCAATTTCTGAACAGACTGAATGGTGAAGAAGAGTAGAAAGACAATATACACGAAAAAGCGGCTCGGGAATCATCCGGAGCTGCTTTTTCATGTGTAGATTATTCAAATGAGAAGAGTATCTGAAATTTGGCTTATACTCCAGTTTTCAGAAATTCCAAAGCGTTGTAGAGCATAATCGCTGCTTCGGCGCGGGTGAGTTCGCTTTTTGGATTAAACTTTCCGTTAGCATCCAGGCTATTGATCTTGTATTTCAGGGAGCGCTGAATACTGCCTTGATACGCAGGAGTCAGAGAAGCTTCATCAGCGATATCTACTGGAACGATATTGATCATCGGCAGATTGCCAACGCCTTCGATCGCTTGCACTAGATAGTTAGTGAATTGCTCTTTGGTCATAATGAGGTTAGGATCAATGTCTTTAGGAAGCTTAACTTCATTGTAATAAGCATTGATAAAGGCTTCAGCGTACCAGGCTTTGTCTTTTACTTTTGTGAACAAGCCGCTGGCAACAGGAGCTTTGTTAAAATCAATGGCCGCGAGGCTAAGCTGGAGACCGCCGGAGATAAACTGAATCCCTTGGGCTGTAGTTACCTTAGAGCCAGGGAGAAATTGAGATTCGCTGACACCTTTAATTAACCCTTGATTTTTTAAAGAAATGATTTTTTCTTTGCCGTTTATGTTATCAATATCCTTAAAGGTGTTCCCAGCTGCAAACATCTGACCACCTAAAGAAAAGGAGAAAATGGCTACGGTTGTGATCGCTGCTAGTGTGCTTTTTTTCATGTTCATGTCTTTTCACCTCGTTGTATGGATAGGCTCCTTAGCCTTTGTCACTCCTTTAACGTTGTAAATTATGGAAAGGTTGCGGTCTAATCTGTATTATTTCACGAAAAAGTAGATTTTAATAGAAATATGGGCCAGATTGGGGTGTAGTACTTTGGATAAGTGGCATGAAATGATATAATGATGTCAGGCTCTTTTCATTCGTGGTTAATTTTGTTATGATTATATCGTAACGATTACTATTTATGGTTTGTCCAAACTGCATAAATAGGAGCGTCTCAGAGGGTACGGATGTTAAATCGTTCCGGGAAGGTAGGAGACCAAATGGATCAAATATCAAATATCAGTCAATTGTTTGCGGCGCAAAAATATAAATTAACGCCTCAGCGTGAAGCTATAGTGAACGTTCTGCTCGACAATGAGAAGGATCATCTAAGCGTAGAAGAAGTATATATGCTTGTTAAGAACAGCTATCCACATCTGGGCCTGGCAACGGTATACCGTACACTTGAGCTTTTATGTGAGCTACACATTGTAGAGAAGATGAACTTCGGAGACGGAGTTGCCCGTTACGATTTGCGCGGGAACGATCATTCGCATATGCATCATCATTTGATATGCAGCGTATGCGGTCGGTTGGAGGAAATTAAGGACGACTGGCTTGTGGAGCTGGAGAGAAGAGTGGAACGTGAATATGGCTTTAACGTCACGGATCATCGCCTTGATTTCAAGGGTACTTATGGAACATGTAAACGTACAGGCTGCAAAAAAGCAAAAGCAGAAGCAGATAAAGCAGTCTCGTAAGATCGCTTTCTAACCTAAAGACACAGGGTCCAAGCCTGTGTCTTTTTTGATTACTGCGTTTTAGGAAGTCTAGCTTCGAGTAGGTACAAAGGATTTGATCCACGTTCCGAAGCTGCCAGGGTTACGGCTCTGAACGAGAATTACACCTTCTCCACGAAAGCGGCACACAAGTGCTTCACCACTGGTTATGCTGTTTAGCCAGCCAGAGGCTGCCTTTTCTACCTTATAGTCCATATAATCTGGCCATGCTACGAGGTGTCCGTTATCGATAATCATTTCTTCACCAGGTCCTAAATTAATCGCATGGATAGCACCGAAGGAAGACAGGAACACCGTTCCTCTGCCACTGATTTCTACAATGAAGAAGCCTTCACCGGAGAAGAGCCCTCTGGTTAAATTCTGCATTTTGGTATTTACTTGAATGCCTTCAGTTCCGGCGAGAAATCCGTCTTTTTGAACTAACAGTTTATACGATCCGTCTAATTCTATCGCCTGAATATCGCCGAGTGAGCCAGGTGACAGCAATACCTCACTTTGACCACGGGTCGCTCTAAGTTCTTGAAAGAAGAATTTCTCACCGCTCAGCATTCTCCCGAGACCGCGCATTAAACCACCATCCACGGTTCCTTTTAATTCTACGTTAGGTGACATCGCGACCATTGCGCCCATTTCAGCCTTTACGCTTTCACCGGGATTTAGTTGGACCTTTAACATAGCAAAAGCACCTTCATACAAAACCTGGTAATTCATCCTTTAAACCTCCGCATCTATTTAGATAAGATAGAATACTAGCTTTGCTCTAAGTGTAACGGAATTCTTGCTTCGCTCATAGTCTGGAATATGTTAAAATGAAGTTGTCTTATAGATGTAAGATCAATAATCATTCACCCATGAATAGGAGAGTGGTGTCACATGGCACGAACCAAGACACAAAAAGCCTTGCGTAAGGCAGAGCGCTCCGGAGCCTGGTGCGCAGCACAGAGTCGTAGATCGAATAGTGATTATGGAGCCATTTCACAGCATGTACGGTTAACACCAAGCAAGCAGGAACAATTGAATAAGAATAGATATAAGGGGCAGATCTTCCAAGATGATGCTCCTTTTTTATTGGCTATTTGATAAGAGGACGTCGCTCAGCGTATAGTAATTGAAGAAATAATATATAGGAGATGTATCCCAGATGAAACAAAATAAATATGACGATTCGAATTTCTTCTCAGCTTACCAACAAATGCCTCGATCTATCGGAGGGCTTGCAGCAGCAGGAGAATGGCATGTATTAAAGGCACTTCTTCCAGACTTACATAATAAAAGTGTGCTTGATCTAGGCTGCGGCTTCGGCTGGCATTGCCTATATGCCCGTGAGCAGCAGGCGAGTTCAGTTATAGGTGTGGATATCTCTGAAAAAATGCTGCAACAGGCGCGTGAAAAAACGAACGATCCTGCTATAACTTATATCCAGCTGCCGATTGAGGACATTGATTTTACGAGCGAGCAATTTGATGTGGTCCTCAGTTCATTGGCTTTCCACTATATTGAATCTTTTACAGCCATCTGCCGCAAAGTCCATGCGTTTCTTAAGCCTGGTGGGAGTTTTATTTTTTCAGTGGAGCATCCTATCTTTACTTCACGGGAAGAGCAAGACTGGTATACCGATGAACAAGGTAACCACCTGCATTGGCCCGTAGATCATTATCAATCAGAAGGACTTCGTGAAACTAAATTCTTAACAGAAAATGTGATTAAATACCATCGCACGATTTCCACCTACTTTAATGACCTGATTGAAGCTGGCTTTACTATTAAAGCGGTTAAAGAACCAAAGCCTTTAGAAGAAATGAGTAATGATCCATGGATGAAGGATGAGGAGCGTAGACCGATGTTCCTGATCATTTCGGCTGTAAAAGAATAATTTCATTCTCATGTTTCTTCATTTACACCTGTTCTCTGCTGTGCACACGATATTCTCTTGGTGACATACCAAAACGGCTTCGGAAGACGCGGTGAAAATAGGTATAGTTCGCAAAACCACAAGTTTCTGCTACTTGCTCCAGCGGCATGGGACTGAAGGTTATCCGTTCTCTGGCCATTTCCAGTCGGACATCGTTTACATATTTAATAATACTGGTCCCAAAGGCTTCTTTAAATAAATGAACGGCTCGCGAGACGGATATACCCACAAAACCTGCTACATCCTCCAATAGAAAGGGTACGGTTGCGTGCTCCTCAACATATTGCTTCATTCGGTATGCCAAATAACCTTTTGGAGTAATTGCTGGCTGGTCTGTAATTAGCCGGTCGATTTCCATACATAGAATTTGCAGATAGCAGGCAGATATTTCTGGAGAGAAGTCGGAAAGTCGACGGTGCTCCAGAATTAACTGGCGAAACAAGCCAAGAAAATTCTCACTAAGCGGCACACTTAGGCGAGTGGGTCTTTGTGAACGTTGCCACCATTCATCAATCCATGTTCCCCCACAAAAAATATGATAATCTCCGCTTTCAATTCGTGGCTTGCCTACAGGGTACTCTTCTTTATCTATGATCAAATAGTAAGGATCATTTGGAGCGAATAACATAATATCCCCGCTTTCCACAGGTGACATCACACCATCGATCAATGCACGGCTTCTTCCTTCCGTTTGCAGACGTATAAGAAAGTTCTGGTTCCCTTGACTTTGAGACATATGAAAAGGCTTGCGATGAAAAGAAAATCCGGCTGATAATACGTGACAGGTAGCAGAATGAGTCATAGGTCCTCCTAGGTGTATTGAAATGATAAGCAGATTGTTCATGTTTTAATCATATTCTTCATTTTAATATATACGCTTTCATATTACTATGTAGCTAAGCAATAAAGAAAGAAATCGACCATCAACGCTAGAAACAGTCGGTATTAGCTGTGCTTACAAGAATGACAGTTTAAGGAAACTGATGAGAATCAGATTAGTCAATTCTGTTACAGCATTATTGTTCAAGTGATTATCACTACAGAAAGCTAACTTTAAATCCAATTGGAGTGATTCGAAAATGCTGAAGATAGGCCTGCAATTGTATACGCTCAGAGAAGAACTGGAACAGGATTTTGAAGGGACACTGCGTAAAGTGGCAGCCCTTGGTTATAAAGGCGTGGAGTTTTTCCATTACTTCGGCCGTAGCGCAGCAGAAGTCAAACAACTGCTTGATGAACTAGGATTAGTTGCGCTGGGCGCACACCGTCCCTATGACGCGTTGTTAAATGATACAGAGGCAGAGA
It contains:
- the thiE gene encoding thiamine phosphate synthase, translating into MNSEHLRDLLKVYFIMGSVNCRKAPVKVLQEAVAGGITMFQFREKGTGSLSDKARLNLGRRLQKICHANGVPFIVNDDIDLAIALDADGIHVGQEDTPALAIRQLLGENKIIGVSAHSFVEAQQAIADGADYLGVGPIYPTSSKEDAKAVQGTAIIEELRNKGITIPLVGIGGITLQNVAPVLAAGADGISVISAITGAVDITPTARGFVDKVSLSGT
- the thiD gene encoding bifunctional hydroxymethylpyrimidine kinase/phosphomethylpyrimidine kinase, with amino-acid sequence MIISKALTIAGSDSGGGAGIQADLKTFQELSVYGMSVLTAVTAQNTLGVQGVYPVTLDAIIQQLDSIGLDLQPDAVKTGMLFNSDIIRIVADKIKYYGWSNLVIDPVMVAKGGSTLLLQEAVQSLISHLLPLALVTTPNIPEAEMITKMTISTIEERKKAAKIIHGMGSKYVVLKGGHDTSTTAVTDLLYDGDEYTLLESSRIQTRHTHGTGCTYSAAVTAELAKGKSVAEAIQTAKAFIQAAIEDELSIGAGHGPTNHFAYQNRLRGINSATNEQ
- the thiM gene encoding hydroxyethylthiazole kinase; the protein is MSYLAKVRESNPLIHNITNIVVANFSANGLLALGASPFMADAHEEVIDIAAMSSAVVLNIGTLNDYAIQSMLLAGKSANKHRVPLVLDPVGAGATSYRTAVTQKLVNEMQITALRGNVAEVANVIGESWSIKGVDAGEGEGDVVLLAEAAARKLSCVVIITGKDDVITNGKNTYIASNGHPILTKVTGTGCLLSAVVGAFLAVSGGDSLEAAVEALSFYGVAAEIAAELTTGQGPGSFQVEFLNQLTWVTPEVFLERSSIKQLS
- a CDS encoding ABC transporter substrate-binding protein; the protein is MNHLKSPQRGLISVFLVCTLLLLSSCGKADKINNNSQTDPSNTENKQSHKLTIMLDWYPNAVHSFLYAAQQQGFFQEEGLDVEIKMPADSNDSLKLVAANQIDLALSYQPQVLMARGEKIPVRSIAAIVRHPLNHLMVPQAGSIHSPKELAGKQIGYSSIPLYEAMIRTMIQSDGGDPSSAKLIDVGFDLIPAISTGQVDAIMGGFINHEQLILEKEGHPVTSLNPTDYGVPDYYELVLVASEQGLQNSEAYFKKFLNAITKGQEFVEQNPEQALDLLVAHEDATSPLDKEIEKKSLEILLPLMNAGDQSFGYQDPTSWEKVQQWLSTNNLLPEDIKAQEAFINL
- a CDS encoding ABC transporter permease, which codes for MQPIPFKKYLDNYGPFLLLVLLILVIWESAVRLHMIPAFILPAPSSIGIALIEHRQLLFGQHLLATLQEILVGFVLSVICGVLLGTGMFLYRPIEKAIYPFLIISQTIPLIALSPIFIMWFGYSLWSKVAVVFLTAFFPVVVSTYDGLRTSGQTYKDLLLTFGANRWQLLVKTQIPLALPAFFSGLKLSIVYCVIGATIGEWLGGSKGLGYFSRRMAGNMQSDEMFAAVFLLSALGVVLFLAIALLEQLFLKKRGSNQ
- a CDS encoding ABC transporter ATP-binding protein yields the protein MDIRQGEFVSVVGASGCGKSTFFKTIAGLLEPTHGKIKLSTHPSTASRLGQIAYMPQQDLLLPWRTVLDNCLLPWEIKPRFNKQETITQIREMLTRFGLADVEKAYPHELSGGMKQRVAFLRTLVAGGGTGLMLLDEPFGALDAMTKREIHRWLLELWGELNQTIMLITHDLEEALLLSDRIYLLSGGAHSELQEIVVDLPRPRHYKMNYEPRFIALREELERRLHATYTF
- a CDS encoding amino acid ABC transporter substrate-binding protein — translated: MKKWSLTIILALTVVLVAACGNNSNTNTAAEPTAGTNGGAASSAQNSLEAVKASGKLRIGTEGTYAPFTYHDTAGKLTGFDVEIAEEVAKRLGVKAEFFETQWDGIFAGMDAKRFDVIFNEVSINEDRKVKYDFSEPYIVSKAVLIVSEDNEDIKTFADLKGKKAGQSLTSNLSDIARENGAEIVATDGFNQAMDLLTSGRIDATVNDGLSYLDLKKQKPDAKIKVVDEIPEGSQSAAVFLKGNDELVKAVSDAITEMKSDGTYLKISEKYFGADVSK
- a CDS encoding amino acid ABC transporter permease, which produces MDDRKIQIFLDTLLPLLKAGVAFTIPLALLSFVLGLILAILTALARLSPWVIPKLIARFYVWVIRGTPLLVQLFIIFYGLPAVGIVLDPFIAATIGFTLSVGAYSSEIVRAAILSIHKGQWEAAFSVGMTRGQALRRVILPQAARVSVPPLSNSFISLVKDTSLAAIITYTEMFRTAQQVASTTYEPLLVYSEAGLFYLVFCSVLSALQNYLEKRLDRYSAT
- a CDS encoding amino acid ABC transporter ATP-binding protein → MIEIINLHKSFGALQVLKGIDLKMEHGKVLVIIGPSGSGKTTLLRCFNLLEIPDQGSLSLSDITINFTDHKKIPQNSVLALRQKTGMVFQSYNLFPHMTALGNVMEGQVTVLKRSKEEARKRGLQLLAKVGLADKADNYPHQLSGGQQQRVAIARAMAVDPEVLLFDEPTSALDPELVGEVLKVIKQLAAEGMTMVIVTHEMKFAADVADRIILMDGGHILEQGTPQEVLEHPKNPRALQFLNRLNGEEE
- a CDS encoding S-layer homology domain-containing protein; this translates as MNMKKSTLAAITTVAIFSFSLGGQMFAAGNTFKDIDNINGKEKIISLKNQGLIKGVSESQFLPGSKVTTAQGIQFISGGLQLSLAAIDFNKAPVASGLFTKVKDKAWYAEAFINAYYNEVKLPKDIDPNLIMTKEQFTNYLVQAIEGVGNLPMINIVPVDIADEASLTPAYQGSIQRSLKYKINSLDANGKFNPKSELTRAEAAIMLYNALEFLKTGV
- a CDS encoding Fur family transcriptional regulator, giving the protein MDQISNISQLFAAQKYKLTPQREAIVNVLLDNEKDHLSVEEVYMLVKNSYPHLGLATVYRTLELLCELHIVEKMNFGDGVARYDLRGNDHSHMHHHLICSVCGRLEEIKDDWLVELERRVEREYGFNVTDHRLDFKGTYGTCKRTGCKKAKAEADKAVS
- a CDS encoding TIGR00266 family protein, with protein sequence MNYQVLYEGAFAMLKVQLNPGESVKAEMGAMVAMSPNVELKGTVDGGLMRGLGRMLSGEKFFFQELRATRGQSEVLLSPGSLGDIQAIELDGSYKLLVQKDGFLAGTEGIQVNTKMQNLTRGLFSGEGFFIVEISGRGTVFLSSFGAIHAINLGPGEEMIIDNGHLVAWPDYMDYKVEKAASGWLNSITSGEALVCRFRGEGVILVQSRNPGSFGTWIKSFVPTRS